The Euphorbia lathyris chromosome 2, ddEupLath1.1, whole genome shotgun sequence genome includes a window with the following:
- the LOC136219831 gene encoding glutamine synthetase, chloroplastic, whose product MAQILAPCSQLQMRIPKNSTPVSPLTTKMWSSLFLKQSKKATARNTSRLRVFAIKSENSTINRMEDLLNLDTTPFTDKIIAEYIWIGGTGIDVRSKSRTLSKPVEHPSELPKWNYDGSSTGQAPGEDSEVILYPQAIFKDPFRGGNNILVICDAYTPAGEPIPTNKRHRAAEVFSNQKVIDEVPWFGIEQEYTLLQTDVKWPLGWPVGGYPGPQGPYYCAAGADKSFGRDISDAHYKACLYAGINISGTNGEVMPGQWEYQVGPSVGIEAGDHIWCSRYILERITEQAGVVLTLDPKPIEGDWNGAGCHTNYSTKSMREEGGFEVIKKAILNLSLRHKDHISAYGEGNERRLTGKHETASIDSFSWGVANRGCSIRVGRDTEKNGKGYLEDRRPASNMDPYVVTSLLAETTLLWEPTLEAEALAAQKLSLKV is encoded by the exons ATGGCACAAATCTTGGCACCATGTTCACAGTTGCAGATGAGAATCCCAAAGAACTCAACTCCTGTAAGTCCCTTGACAACAAAGATGTGGAGTTCTCTATTCTTAAAGCAGAGCAAAAAAGCAACAGCTAGAAACACTTCCAGGCTTAGAGTATTTGCCATCAAGTCCGAAAACAGCACCATCAATAGGATGGAGGATCTACTAAATTTGGACACTACTCCATTCACTGACAAGATCATTGCCGAGTATATTTG GATTGGAGGAACTGGTATAGATGTGCGAAGCAAGTCAAGG ACATTATCAAAGCCTGTTGAACATCCATCTGAACTTCCAAAGTGGAACTATGATGGATCAAGTACCGGACAAGCACCGGGAGAGGATAGTGAAGTTATTCTATA TCCTCAGGCAATTTTTAAGGACCCATTCCGCGGGGGTAACAATATTTTG GTAATTTGTGATGCATACACTCCAGCTGGTGAGCCCATCCCTACAAACAAACGTCACCGTGCTGCCGAAGTTTTCAGTAACCAGAAGGTTATAGATGAAGTGCCCTG GTTTGGGATAGAGCAAGAATACACCTTGCTTCAAACAGATGTGAAGTGGCCTTTGGGCTGGCCTGTTGGAGGCTATCCTGGTCCTCAG GGTCCTTACTACTGTGCAGCTGGGGCCGATAAGTCATTTGGTCGTGATATATCAGATGCACATTATAAGGCTTGTTTATATGCTGGAATTAACATTAGTGGCACCAATGGGGAGGTTATGCCTGGCCAG TGGGAGTATCAGGTTGGTCCCAGTGTCGGAATTGAAGCCGGAGATCACATCTGGTGTTCAAGATACATCCTTGAG AGAATCACTGAACAAGCTGGAGTTGTTCTCACATTGGATCCCAAGCCAATAGAG GGTGATTGGAACGGTGCAGGGTGCCACACCAATTACAG TACAAAGAGCATGAGAGAGGAAGGTGGCTTCGAAGTGATAAAAAAAGCAATTTTGAATTTGTCTCTTCGCCATAAAGATCATATTAGCGCCTATGGTGAAGGAAACGAGAGAAGGTTGACTGGAAAGCATGAAACAGCCAGCATAGATTCATTTTCTTGG GGAGTGGCTAATCGTGGTTGCTCAATCCGAGTGGGGCGTGATACTGAGAAGAATGGCAAAG GTTACTTGGAAGACAGAAGACCAGCATCAAACATGGATCCTTATGTAGTGACCTCATTACTGGCAGAGACTACACTTTTGTGGGAACCAACATTGGAGGCTGAAGCTCTTGCTGCTCAGAAGTTATCCTTGAAAGTATAA
- the LOC136219832 gene encoding membrane protein PM19L: MASGSSKSAALLLSVVNVALYFIILVIASWAVNHGIHLTHETASVLSIPARIFPIFFPMGNMATGFFVLFSLLAGVVGIATSLTALHNLTQWNVSNLHAAAASSVTALSLTLLAMGLACKEIQIGWTESNLRTLEIVTIIVSGTQLLCTGAIYSGIN, from the exons ATGGCTTCAGGATCATCAAAATCTGCAGCCTTATTGCTTTCAGTTGTCAACGTTGCTCTCTATTTCATTATATTAGTTATTGCTTCATGGGCTGTAAATCATGGAATTCATTTAACTCATGAGACAG CTTCGGTGTTGTCAATTCCGGCCCGaattttcccgatattcttcCCAATGGGGAACATGGCAACAGGATTCTTCGTCCTATTTTCCCTCCTTGCTGGTGTTGTCGGAATTGCTACCTCGCTTACCGCACTCCACAACCTTACACAATGGAACGTTTCGAACTTGCATGCTGCTGCTGCATCTTCTGTGACTGCCCTTTCACTCACTCTACTGGCCATGGG ATTGGCATGTAAAGAGATTCAAATAGGCTGGACCGAGTCGAACTTG CGGACGCTGGAGATTGTGACAATAATAGTAAGCGGTACGCAATTGTTGTGCACTGGTGCTATATATTCTGGGATTAATTGA